From Nematostella vectensis chromosome 14, jaNemVect1.1, whole genome shotgun sequence, a single genomic window includes:
- the LOC125559840 gene encoding piggyBac transposable element-derived protein 4-like gives MQVYTGKKDGGVQQGLGYQVVYDLTRKVAGKGHHVFCDNFFTSVKLAEDLLKDSIYLCGTTRSNRKDFPAELKDAAAIKKLRRGESIFRQKGNVVCTIWKDKKAVAFISTQCEAKGIETVNRRQKDGSILKVDSLPVVTLYNKFMGGVDKADQYRQYYEVTRHAQKWWRYLFWFGLDVAVVNAHILMNLAPNHPSLTQLKFRVELARGLINGFSSRKHAVHEGSIQDGHWPMQMTKGRCKRCLKNGITKFCRQGCEKCAKRYCLNCFKNHNQDQ, from the coding sequence ATGCAAGTATACACGGGGAAGAAAGATGGCGGCGTGCAACAAGGACTTGGGTATCAAGTTGTTTACGATTTGACTCGTAAAGTCGCAGGAAAAGGTCACCACGTCTTTTGTGACAACTTTTTTACTTCGGTAAAGCTAGCAGAAGACTTGCTAAAGGATAGCATCTATCTCTGTGGTACAACGAGAAGCAACCGAAAGGACTTCCCGGCCGAACTGAAAGACGCCGCTGCGATAAAAAAGCTTCGCAGAGGAGAGTCAATATTCCGCCAGAAGGGCAATGTTGTTTGTACCATATGGAAGGACAAAAAGGCAGTTGCCTTTATTAGCACCCAATGCGAAGCAAAAGGCATAGAGACCGTCAACCGCAGACAAAAAGACGGCTCTATTCTCAAGGTCGATTCCCTTCCCGTTGTCACGCTCTACAACAAGTTTATGGGCGGCGTTGACAAAGCTGATCAGTACCGGCAGTACTACGAGGTAACACGGCACGCTCAGAAATGGTGGaggtatttgttttggttcgGATTAGATGTAGCAGTTGTTAATGCCCACATCCTGATGAATTTGGCGCCGAATCACCCTAGTCTGACGCAGTTGAAGTTTAGAGTGGAGCTTGCTAGGGGACTTATCAATGGTTTCTCTTCGCGCAAGCATGCTGTGCATGAGGGCAGTATTCAAGACGGTCACTGGCCCATGCAGATGACAAAAGGGCGATGCAAACGATGCCTGAAGAATGGGATAACAAAGTTCTGCCGACAAGGATGCGAAAAGTGCGCTAAGCGCTACTGCTTGAACTGTTTCAAGAACCATAACCAGGACCAATAG